In the genome of Nocardia terpenica, one region contains:
- a CDS encoding macrolide family glycosyltransferase has protein sequence MAHILLIQYPASGHINPTLPVVEELVRRGHRVSFVVSEDYREIVEATGARMLAYPSLVPPGWSGVEIPLHPSGDELARAHIDMIHETLTPLPSIVASLGADRPDVVVYDVLGCAAGRMLSLAWKVPSVVVCPTFAENETYSPYTAAADIPAPGPDHPLLRQAAAVVRTALDAWGLRHVTVPEFLSGAGERCWLVFLPRAFQLGENTFDERYHFVGPCLRSGADDTGWSPPPSGRPVVLVSLGTLHYDGSAALLRRAVEATQREGAHAVVALGEVDPAALGPLGEHVELHRRVPQLAVLRHAAAFVSHAGMNSTMEALAHGVPLVDLPQTGEQRMVARRVSGLGLGCALDPETATAAHIARALHLVRTSAAVRDRVARMRAAVAAGGGARAAADLIESRIAVFH, from the coding sequence ATGGCGCACATCCTGCTCATCCAGTATCCGGCCAGCGGCCACATCAACCCCACGCTGCCGGTGGTCGAGGAACTGGTCCGGCGCGGGCACCGGGTGAGCTTCGTGGTCTCGGAGGACTACCGCGAGATCGTCGAGGCCACCGGGGCGCGCATGCTGGCCTATCCCTCGCTGGTGCCGCCCGGCTGGTCCGGGGTCGAGATCCCGCTGCACCCCAGCGGCGACGAACTCGCCCGCGCCCACATCGACATGATCCACGAGACGCTCACCCCGCTGCCGTCGATCGTCGCGTCCCTGGGCGCGGACCGGCCCGATGTCGTCGTCTACGACGTGCTCGGCTGCGCCGCGGGCCGGATGCTGTCGCTGGCCTGGAAGGTGCCCTCGGTCGTGGTCTGCCCGACCTTCGCGGAGAACGAGACGTACTCGCCGTACACCGCCGCCGCCGATATTCCCGCGCCCGGCCCCGATCATCCGCTGCTGCGCCAGGCCGCCGCCGTCGTTCGCACCGCGCTGGACGCCTGGGGGCTGCGGCACGTCACGGTCCCGGAGTTCCTGTCCGGCGCGGGGGAGCGGTGCTGGCTGGTGTTCCTGCCGCGCGCATTCCAGTTGGGCGAGAACACCTTCGACGAGCGGTACCACTTCGTCGGCCCGTGCCTGCGGTCCGGCGCCGACGACACCGGCTGGTCGCCGCCGCCCTCGGGCCGCCCCGTCGTGCTGGTCTCGCTGGGCACCCTGCACTACGACGGGTCGGCGGCGCTGCTGCGCCGGGCGGTCGAGGCGACGCAGCGGGAGGGGGCGCACGCCGTCGTCGCGCTCGGCGAGGTCGACCCGGCGGCGCTCGGCCCCCTCGGCGAGCACGTCGAGCTGCACCGCCGGGTCCCGCAGCTGGCGGTGCTGCGCCACGCCGCCGCGTTCGTCTCGCACGCGGGCATGAACTCGACGATGGAGGCGCTGGCGCACGGCGTCCCGCTGGTCGACCTGCCGCAGACCGGCGAGCAGCGGATGGTGGCCCGGCGGGTGTCCGGCCTCGGCCTGGGTTGCGCGCTCGACCCGGAGACCGCGACCGCCGCCCACATCGCCCGCGCCCTGCACCTGGTGCGCACCTCGGCCGCGGTGCGCGATCGGGTCGCCCGGATGCGGGCGGCCGTCGCCGCGGGCGGCGGGGCGCGCGCCGCCGCCGATCTGATCGAGTCCAGGATTGCGGTGTTCCACTAG
- a CDS encoding TetR/AcrR family transcriptional regulator, whose translation MSSDNGAVLRERTFTEVARRDQIVRAAIATLAEVGYAKTSLGKIARTAGLSSVGMISYYFDGKAELMSEVVATVLAGAEAEVGPRVREAPGRLAALRAYIEASLSYIAGHPAEMAALFEISSGQRKQEESYGENIEAAGVQIVADLVAGAQAELGTPDALDPHVVAVAVRGAIHMALAQRMHEPADVSRPKARRDDDIGACRDDDMGACRDDDVGACRDDDVGARIADLFERSLRFVPPAGDPR comes from the coding sequence ATGTCTTCGGATAATGGCGCGGTCTTGCGAGAACGCACGTTCACCGAGGTCGCCCGCCGCGACCAGATCGTGCGGGCCGCGATCGCGACGCTCGCCGAGGTCGGCTACGCCAAGACCTCGCTGGGCAAGATCGCCCGCACCGCGGGCCTGAGCAGCGTCGGCATGATCTCCTACTACTTCGACGGCAAGGCCGAGCTGATGTCCGAGGTCGTCGCGACGGTCCTGGCCGGGGCGGAGGCCGAGGTCGGCCCGCGCGTGCGCGAGGCCCCCGGCAGGCTCGCCGCCCTGCGCGCCTACATCGAGGCGTCGCTGTCCTACATCGCGGGGCACCCCGCCGAGATGGCCGCGCTGTTCGAGATCTCCTCCGGCCAGCGCAAGCAGGAGGAGTCCTACGGCGAGAACATCGAGGCCGCCGGCGTGCAGATCGTCGCCGACCTCGTCGCCGGGGCCCAAGCCGAACTCGGCACCCCGGACGCCCTCGATCCCCACGTCGTCGCGGTCGCGGTGCGCGGTGCCATCCACATGGCGCTCGCGCAGCGGATGCACGAGCCCGCCGACGTTTCCCGGCCGAAAGCACGCCGGGATGACGATATAGGCGCATGCCGGGATGACGATATGGGTGCATGCCGGGATGACGATGTGGGTGCATGCCGGGATGACGATGTGGGTGCCCGCATCGCCGACCTGTTCGAGCGATCGCTGCGTTTCGTTCCCCCCGCAGGAGACCCGCGATGA
- a CDS encoding nucleotide disphospho-sugar-binding domain-containing protein, giving the protein MRVLFACLPERSHLYCMVPLAWAMTAAGHQVRVTAPPSFVPTVQQTGLTAAPLSSEGTIHELMAAAPPETQDEPTTNWSRCEPGEVSWPELLERYEVSVPYGFALYNDHMVDDLVDLVRDWRPDLVVRDPIAFAAGLAAHVGHVPQVRLLWSADVWGRTRRTFRGLRAADPARTADPLAAWLGEAAARFGTTYDEVISDGLATIDMLPPPLRLPSDLTELPMRYIPHNGPASTPDWLRAPAERPRVCLTLGTANTEGYGADYVSVPNVLRACADADFEVVATLLPAQQEAVRAAGPLPATARLVDPVALHLLLPTCAAIVHHGGFGSFATALAAGIPQLMVSTSLADNEFRGRAFERTGAGRFFHHTQARPDTVRDALDKLLAPGSGAPQAAAALAAEVAAMPTPAAVVPRLEEIAAAY; this is encoded by the coding sequence ATGCGCGTGCTGTTCGCATGCCTGCCCGAGCGGTCCCACCTGTACTGCATGGTGCCGCTCGCCTGGGCGATGACCGCCGCCGGACACCAGGTGCGCGTGACGGCCCCGCCGTCGTTCGTGCCGACGGTGCAGCAGACCGGCCTGACCGCGGCCCCGCTGAGCTCGGAGGGCACCATCCACGAGCTCATGGCCGCGGCCCCGCCGGAGACCCAGGACGAGCCCACCACCAACTGGAGCCGCTGCGAGCCGGGCGAGGTGAGCTGGCCGGAGCTGCTGGAACGGTACGAGGTGAGCGTGCCGTACGGGTTCGCCCTCTACAACGACCACATGGTCGACGACCTGGTGGATCTGGTCCGCGACTGGCGGCCCGACCTGGTCGTGCGCGACCCGATCGCCTTCGCGGCCGGTCTCGCCGCCCACGTCGGGCACGTGCCGCAGGTCCGGCTGCTGTGGTCCGCGGACGTGTGGGGCCGCACCCGCCGCACCTTCCGCGGGCTGCGCGCGGCGGATCCCGCCCGCACCGCCGACCCGCTCGCCGCGTGGCTCGGCGAGGCGGCCGCCCGCTTCGGCACGACCTACGACGAGGTGATCTCCGACGGGCTCGCCACCATCGACATGCTCCCGCCCCCGCTGCGCCTGCCGTCGGATCTGACCGAGCTCCCCATGCGGTACATCCCGCACAACGGCCCGGCCAGCACCCCCGACTGGCTGCGCGCCCCGGCCGAGCGGCCCCGCGTCTGCCTCACCCTCGGCACCGCCAACACCGAAGGCTATGGGGCGGACTACGTTTCGGTGCCCAATGTGCTGCGGGCGTGTGCGGACGCCGACTTCGAGGTGGTGGCCACCCTGCTGCCCGCCCAGCAGGAGGCGGTGCGCGCGGCCGGACCGCTGCCCGCCACCGCGCGCCTGGTCGATCCGGTGGCGCTGCACCTGCTGCTGCCGACCTGCGCCGCGATCGTGCACCACGGCGGCTTCGGCTCCTTCGCCACCGCGCTCGCCGCCGGAATTCCGCAGCTCATGGTGTCGACCTCGTTGGCCGACAACGAGTTCCGGGGCCGCGCGTTCGAACGCACCGGCGCGGGCCGGTTCTTCCACCACACGCAGGCGCGCCCGGACACCGTGCGCGACGCCCTGGACAAGCTGCTCGCCCCCGGATCCGGTGCCCCGCAGGCCGCCGCCGCGCTCGCCGCGGAGGTGGCCGCCATGCCCACCCCGGCCGCCGTCGTGCCCCGGCTGGAGGAGATCGCCGCGGCATACTGA